A genomic region of Solanum dulcamara chromosome 2, daSolDulc1.2, whole genome shotgun sequence contains the following coding sequences:
- the LOC129880707 gene encoding uncharacterized protein LOC129880707, whose product MISTCSRILSGGLFIVNKPTHTTRARTLSPRLSGYRFQLRAMADSATPFKKVQIQRDDTIFDAYVIGKDDAPGIVVLQEWWGVDFEIKNHAEKISQFDSGYKALIPDLYRGKVGLDVAEAQHLMDGLDWQGAVKDIQASVNWLKSNGSKKVGVTGYCMGGALAIASSVLVPEVNAVVAFYGVPSPELADPVNAKAPVQAHFGEDDSFVGFSDVKTGKALEEKLKTSGVPHEVYFYPKAGHAFMNKSPEGVERRQKMGMPDVEDAAIEQAWTHFRSWMSRFLSA is encoded by the exons ATGATATCCACTTGTTCTAGAATACTCTCAGGTGGCCTTTTCATAGTCAACAAACCTACACATACCACTAGAGCTCGAACACTCTCCCCTCGTCTCTCCGGTTATCGCTTTCAGCTTCGTGCAATGGCTGATTCCGCTACTCCATTCAAGAAAGTCCAGATTCAAAGGGATGATACT ATATTTGATGCCTATGTAATTGGAAAAGATGATGCCCCTGGAATTGTTGTGCTTCAGGAGTGGTGGGGTGTTGATTTTGAGATAAAAAACCATGCGGAGAAAATTTCTCAATTTGATTCTGGTTATAAGGCACTTATCCCTGA TTTGTATCGTGGAAAAGTTGGCCTAGATGTTGCAGAAGCACAACATCTGATGGATGGTCTTGACTGGCAAGGGGCTGTCAAAGATATTCAGGCTTCAGTTAATTGGCTAAAGTCAAACGGATCCAAAAAG GTTGGAGTTACTGGATACTGCATGGGTGGTGCTCTTGCCATTGCAAGTTCTGTTTTGGTCCCAGAGGTTAATGCAGTTGTAGCCTTCTATGGGGTTCCTTCACCAGAGCTTGCTGATCCTGTTAATGCTAAGGCCCCGGTGCAAGCTCATTTTGGTGAAGATGATTCTTTTGTTGGGTTTTCAGATGTAAAG ACTGGGAAAGCTCTAGAGGAAAAACTGAAGACATCAGGAGTTCCACATGAGGTTTACTTCTATCCAAAGGCTGGTCATGCATTCATGAACAAGTCACCGGAGGGTGTTGAAAGGAGGCAAAAGATGGGGATGCCTGATGTAGAAGATGCTGCCATCGAGCAAGCTTGGACCCACTTCCGTTCATGGATGAGTCGTTTCTTGTCTGCCTAA